TGTAGCCCTCGAGCGGGTCGTGGGCGCTCGTCTGGTCGGTGAGTGCGTCGACCGTTTCGTTGCGCTCGATCAGGCGCTCGAGCAGCTCGATGGCATTGCACTCGACGCCGATGCTCCTGGCGTCGCCGAGCTTCTTACACTCGAGGGCCCGATCGATCGCGGCGTCGATGCCATCCACGATTTCGTCGAGGTACTTGTCGTGCTGGCGTTTCTTCAGGCGGGAGAGGTCGACGTCGGCGATGAGGCACACGCCGCCGCACAGCGTGACGGCCAGCGGCTGGGCGCCGCCCATGCCGCCGCAGCCAGCGGTGACGCAGAGCCTGCCCTTCAGGGTTCCGCCGAAGTGGTCGCGGGCGCACTGGGCGAAGGTCTCGTACGTCCCCTGCAGGATGCCCTGCGTGCCGATGTAGATCCAGCTTCCCGCGGTCATCTGACCGAACATCATGAGCCCGGCCTTCTCGAGTTCGTCAAAGTGCTCCTGGGTTGCCCAGTGGGGCACGAGGTTGCTGTTGGCGATGAGCACGCGGGGGGCGTCTTCGTGCGTGCGGACGACGCCGACGGGCTTGCCGCTCTGCACGAGCAGGGTCTCGTCTGTCTCAAGCCGCTTGAGCGTGGCGATGATGGCCTCGTAGCTGGGCCAATTGCGGGCCGCCCGGCCGCGGCCGCCGTAGACCACCAGGTCCTCGGGCCGCTCGGCGACCTCTGGGTCGAGGTTGTTCATGAGCATGCGCATGGCGGCCTCGGCCTGCCAGGTCTTGCAGGTCTTGGTCGAGCCACGCGGGGCGCGGATGGCGGTGGGCGTCGTCGTGGTCGTCATAGCGGATTATTCGCCCGCGAACTCGAAGATGTCGGCGAACGCGCCGCCCCGGATGAGTGCCGAGACCGCCTCGATGGCCGGGGCCGGGCTGCGGTCGGCCGAGAAGGAGGGCACGACGGATCGGATTCGTTTCAGCGCCTCTTCCACCGCTGGGCCGGACTTGAGCGGGCGGTGGAACTCGATGCCTTCGGCGGCGCAGATCATCTCGATGGCAACGACGCTCTCGGCGAGTTCGAGCGCTCGAGCGGCCTTGGCAGCGCTGCGAGGCCCGAAGCTGTTGTAGTCCTCGATGCCGGCGCTGGTGGGCAGGTTGATCACGCTGGCGGGGCTGGCGAGGCCCGCGATCTCGTTGACCAGCGCGGCCGCGGTGTATTGGGCGATCATGAGCCCGCTGTGCAGGCCCGGGCCGTGCGAGAGGTAGGGCAGCAGGTGGGTCTCGGGGTCGCTGGCGGCCAGGATGGCAAAGACGCGGCGCTCGCTGATGCCCGCGACGTGGGCGATGGCGATCGCCAGCGTGTCGAGCGGGATGGCGATGGGCATGCCGTGGAAGTTGCCGGCGCTCACGACGTCGAGCGTGTCATCGTTGTCGAAGAGCAGCGGGTTGTCGGTGACGGCGCCCAGCTCACGCAGGGTTGCCTCATGAACGTAGTTGGCCGCGTCGTTCGCGGCTCCGAGTACATAGGGAGCGCAACGGAACGAGTACGGATCCTGCACTCGTGGATCATCGGTGCGGTGGCTTGGCAGGATCTCGCTGCCTGCAAGAAGTCTCTGCAGGTTCGCAGCGACCGTGCCCGTCTTGGTGTTGTTGCGAGCCATGTGGACCCGTGGCTGGAGATAGGAATCGGTCGCGCGGAAGGCATCGATCGACATGGCGTTGGCAACGAGCGCCGCATTCGTCAGGCGGCTGTAGTCTTCGAGCAGGAGCGCCGCCCGCGCCGCCATCAGGTGCGTGCCGTTGATGAGCGCGAGCCCTTCCTTCGCCTCGAGCGTCAGCGGCTCGATGCCGGCGTCCCGCGGCGTGCGGCCGTCCATCGTCGGCGCCTCGCCCATCATCGAGAGCACGGCGTGCGCGAGAGGTGCAAGATCTCCCGACGCGCCGACCGAACCGAGCGAGGGGACAACAGGCGTGAGCCCTGCATTGAGCCAGGCGAGGATCGTCTCGACCACGACGGGCCGAACGCCCGAGTACCCACGCGAGAGCGACGCGGCGAGCAGGAGCATCATGCCGCGGACGACGTCCTGGCCGAGTGGCTCTCCCACGCCGGCGGCATGGCTGCGGATGAGGTTGGCTTGGAGCTCGCGGAGCTTCTCGGAGTTGATTCGGGTGCGGGCGAGCGAGCCGAAGCCGGTATTGATGCCGTAGTAGGCGTTGCCGTCGGTGGTGAGGGCTTCGAGCTTCGCACGGGTGGCACCGAGCCGCTCCATGACGGCCGGCGACACGGCGACGGGCCTGCCCCGCCGTGCGACTGCCACGAAGTCGTCGATCGAGAGTGCGGATGCGTCGAGCAAAAGGGGGGATTCGTTTGGCATCGGGGCGATTCTTGGCGTGTCGTCTGGGCCGGCATGGCGAGGTGATGCCGATTCCGCCATCGGTGGACTCCCGAGCAAGTAAAGTGTATACTAACTATCGATGGCGGACATGCCACACGACGACGCAAGGCGAGAGCTGTCAGAGGTTCGCGCGCAGCTGCGGGCCCTGCAGCACCGGCTCGACGCGATCGAGACCCGGCTGGCGTCCGAGGAGCTCACGACGGAGGAGCCTGCGGCCGCCGAGCCGCCGGTCGACGAACCCGCGGCCGAGGAGCCTCGGGCGAAGAGCCTGTTCGAGGAACTCCGCGAGAAGAAGATGGCCGCGGCGAGTGCGCGAGATGATGCGCCGCCGGTGGCTCCCGCGCCGCCGCTGCCGGTCGACGAACACGAGGACGGTGATCCGGAAGAGCAGGCACGGCGCGCGTGGAACCTGTCGGAGCTCGAGTGGCTGGTGGGGGCCAAGGGCATCGTGCTGGCCGGCGTGCTGGTGCTGGTCATCGCCGCGGGATTCTTCCTGAAAGAAGCCTGGGATCGTGGCTGGGTCGATCAGGTGCCCGGCTGGGTCCGGTGCGCGCTCGGTGCCGCGTTCGGCATCGGCCTCGTCGCCGTCGGCGAGGTGTTCCGTCGGCGGATCAACGACCTCGCCTCGAGCGGCGTGAGTGCGGCGGGCCTGGCGGTCGTCTTCGGCTCGATCCTCGCGGCTGCGCGGATCTACGAGCTCATGCCGATCCCGGTGGCGTTCGTACTGCTTGCGCTCACGTCGCTCTCGGGCGTGCTGCTTGGGGCGCTCTCGAACCGCGTGCTGCTGTCGGGGCTGTCGCTCATCGGCGCATTCGTCGTGCCGCTGGTCGTGCGGACTGACTCGCCGTCGTACGTCGCGCTGCCGGCGTACCTGCTGGCGCTACTGGCGATGGGGCTCGTGCTGGCGGGCTGGAAGGGCCACGGTTTCGCCATCATCCGCCGGCTCGCGTGGTGGGGCACGGCCGTCATGGGCACGCTCTGGGGCCTTAGCGTGCTGGAGGACCGGCTGGCGCCCGTGGTCGTGTTCGCGTCGCTCGTGTGGGCGATGACGATCGCCGAGCTCTATGCGTCGGCGCGCTTCTTCGCCCGACTGCGTCCGAGCGTCGATTGGCCCGACGAATCGAGCGCCGGTTTCGTGCGCACGGAGCCGGGCGAGGCGATCCGGTTCGATCTGCTGGCTCTCTGGACGCCCGAGGCGCGGTGGATCAACTCGGTCTTTGGCGTGACGGTGTGGGCGGTGGTGCTCATGGCGGTCGCGGTCCACGAGCACGCGGCGGGGCTTGTGTGGGTCGTGCCCGGGGCGTTGATGCTCGCGTCGATTGCCGTCGCGCTGGCCAGTGCGCCGGGCCGGTCGTTGTGGACGAACCACCCGTCGGCACGGTCTGCCCTCGCGACGGCGCTGGTCATCGACGCGGCTGCGTTGCTGGCGATCACGATCGCGACGGGGCTCGGCGGCGCGGCGGAGGTCATTACCTGGGCCCTGGTGGGCCTGGCCGCGGTCGCGTTCGGCGTGCGCGTGCGATTCGCCGCGGCGAGCGTG
This Phycisphaerales bacterium DNA region includes the following protein-coding sequences:
- a CDS encoding histidine ammonia-lyase codes for the protein MPNESPLLLDASALSIDDFVAVARRGRPVAVSPAVMERLGATRAKLEALTTDGNAYYGINTGFGSLARTRINSEKLRELQANLIRSHAAGVGEPLGQDVVRGMMLLLAASLSRGYSGVRPVVVETILAWLNAGLTPVVPSLGSVGASGDLAPLAHAVLSMMGEAPTMDGRTPRDAGIEPLTLEAKEGLALINGTHLMAARAALLLEDYSRLTNAALVANAMSIDAFRATDSYLQPRVHMARNNTKTGTVAANLQRLLAGSEILPSHRTDDPRVQDPYSFRCAPYVLGAANDAANYVHEATLRELGAVTDNPLLFDNDDTLDVVSAGNFHGMPIAIPLDTLAIAIAHVAGISERRVFAILAASDPETHLLPYLSHGPGLHSGLMIAQYTAAALVNEIAGLASPASVINLPTSAGIEDYNSFGPRSAAKAARALELAESVVAIEMICAAEGIEFHRPLKSGPAVEEALKRIRSVVPSFSADRSPAPAIEAVSALIRGGAFADIFEFAGE
- a CDS encoding DUF2339 domain-containing protein, translating into MADMPHDDARRELSEVRAQLRALQHRLDAIETRLASEELTTEEPAAAEPPVDEPAAEEPRAKSLFEELREKKMAAASARDDAPPVAPAPPLPVDEHEDGDPEEQARRAWNLSELEWLVGAKGIVLAGVLVLVIAAGFFLKEAWDRGWVDQVPGWVRCALGAAFGIGLVAVGEVFRRRINDLASSGVSAAGLAVVFGSILAAARIYELMPIPVAFVLLALTSLSGVLLGALSNRVLLSGLSLIGAFVVPLVVRTDSPSYVALPAYLLALLAMGLVLAGWKGHGFAIIRRLAWWGTAVMGTLWGLSVLEDRLAPVVVFASLVWAMTIAELYASARFFARLRPSVDWPDESSAGFVRTEPGEAIRFDLLALWTPEARWINSVFGVTVWAVVLMAVAVHEHAAGLVWVVPGALMLASIAVALASAPGRSLWTNHPSARSALATALVIDAAALLAITIATGLGGAAEVITWALVGLAAVAFGVRVRFAAASVLGLLFMGFGLARVVTFDLGLAIVDLQDEALASTALLGLRVTSWSAQVFVVSAAIAVAAFLLRRSRYRQATAITALAAAAFALIGPGSEALSLGAAWAIVGVLAAHGAVAVRRLDLRNAAAAILVLGTGVSSFAATAALKSARLLPADVVVSWTDASWSLLFVGLAWIAASGVRRVPPVVRMVSVGVALAAFAEMLLGDGTPFGNLVVGWSLLVAGVSALAVVDLRVLRSWLLAKLSCGAALLMAAIWVGHRVATDWGDIDAVPLLHRAIASGFIVMASLLAVGWRLGRSRDVDGVPWDQAAVRRALRRSAFVGVGVLGFVLSSSEVYRSVDWMGVAGEAAPNAALSVWWALYAVATIALGVRLAGGIAAVRWAGLALLGVTAIKAVLLDMAALDGLTRIIGSAVVGLILLGAGVGYAAMMGRVKTPRTVGSQQGGTTPDDDTFNRPNSRR